In Desulfobaccales bacterium, a genomic segment contains:
- a CDS encoding translocation/assembly module TamB domain-containing protein, giving the protein MRHTKIILLTLAVLVLLTGAGTWALMSDTTDWGGSYLLSLIQAKVNGKVTTKEISGNPIIGLTFKDLELTGPDGQTVLTADRLEVRLSLASVTAFHLDLGKLALVKPRVSLYREKSGQWNVSLLPKESAKPTQPPGLADKIITYFLREIELSNLVVQQGEVVITEGGASRHYTNLELDSSLTLLNWGQPQQQARVNLRSLGITTPQGRAELETRLAYIEDRAKIDFLKVKLAGQTVVSLEGEICGPLTSLTCSMTGKIGPLAGDKIHGFWPGWPALWELSGAVNLSSTPEEGKIEVRGKLGQADYALRGELNAKVKPAVFALDFDLKGLSTAQLKEIKDLKAQSIQGLSPVNAHLHVEGKGLPWNPESLSTHLVLEPFRYGEIKVDKVELDLSGNARRQELKSAAAGSFGTVDLKASGHLLPLGETGQGLSGDLSVQTGNLQPAQLGLTKFGGTNLTSCFTGKFRAPANLSLSQASLSGNLEASGRINNRPVQALSASFTLEGRKLSLSKANVQSAGLAASLSGTLTETEVNVSFDASVSGSGALPLPSGPTFASLTARGNVQGPWKVPRVNLAAQVQKLSIKGVTLESANLNGTLAGWPPQSGNLQLAGNQLHTPAGTFTRINLNAGGAGGQWQFQAVGTSPKEPKFEVAGTADLAARPLTLSVARVTWKSQGLAVKNKTPFQVRLLPGWEITPATFQIDGGMVTISGLARDQELSGRLEVQNLDAALLSPLGLAATGKLNGRLTLAGNPRTPIIDGQMALTGGKIKNVSIAALTTTLAYHDNQAQVSGYLEMGNLHSRLVWRGSVPVRVSLLPFEFALAPDGLDLRVQSERVDLSLLTIILKDVQRAEGALDVMAEARGNPRQPKVSGYLRWSAGTLQLRQAGTPYHLVPGEIRLQGDRIVIPGLILESDGTLRLSGEIVLAGPIRVQTRVQADNFQLLNRGGNDLWTNGAIDVGGPLTALVAKGRLLVPKAQFRPTFFRSGKEPDVILLPLKPEPQGTAAPDLYQAMSIDVAIEAPGNVFLKDPMGQVELTAHLKALKKPDQKLALGGDIRALHGTLDIEEKPFKVERAILTMPGVPGKPILVDAKATHEMDDITLVLAVNGTVTNPQIHLESLPPLPPADVLSYLVFGAPAATLSKEQYFALGAQQLGVLGGISTGKISEILGSTLPFLGGIKVKSGLVSGRPTVGVEKEVTKNVSIFAGRNLNEERGTYEQQVGVQYKFNKNLSVESQFGTRNSGADVYFNYDF; this is encoded by the coding sequence ATGCGGCATACCAAGATTATTCTGCTGACCCTGGCGGTCCTCGTGTTGCTTACGGGCGCCGGGACCTGGGCGCTCATGTCGGATACCACCGATTGGGGCGGTTCATACCTGCTTTCTCTGATCCAAGCCAAAGTGAACGGGAAAGTGACCACCAAGGAAATCTCCGGCAATCCCATAATCGGCCTAACTTTCAAGGATTTGGAACTTACCGGCCCTGATGGCCAGACCGTCTTAACCGCCGACCGCCTGGAGGTGCGCCTTTCCCTGGCGTCCGTCACCGCTTTCCATCTGGACCTGGGCAAGCTGGCCCTAGTAAAACCCCGAGTGTCCCTGTATCGGGAAAAATCCGGACAGTGGAACGTCAGCCTTCTGCCTAAAGAGTCAGCCAAGCCCACCCAACCCCCGGGACTGGCGGACAAAATAATCACTTATTTCTTGCGGGAAATTGAACTCTCAAACCTTGTGGTCCAGCAGGGCGAAGTGGTGATTACCGAAGGCGGCGCCAGCCGGCACTATACCAATTTGGAGCTTGACTCCAGCCTAACTCTCCTGAATTGGGGCCAGCCGCAGCAACAGGCCCGGGTGAACCTGCGCTCCCTGGGGATTACCACCCCCCAAGGCCGGGCCGAATTGGAGACCCGGCTGGCATATATAGAGGACCGCGCCAAAATCGACTTTTTGAAGGTGAAATTGGCCGGCCAGACTGTCGTCTCTTTAGAGGGGGAAATCTGCGGCCCCCTTACTTCCCTTACCTGTTCTATGACCGGCAAGATTGGGCCTCTGGCCGGGGACAAGATTCACGGCTTCTGGCCTGGGTGGCCTGCTCTTTGGGAGCTATCCGGGGCCGTTAACCTTAGCAGCACTCCTGAAGAGGGCAAAATCGAGGTCCGGGGCAAGCTTGGTCAGGCCGATTACGCCCTCCGGGGTGAGCTGAACGCCAAGGTCAAGCCCGCGGTGTTTGCCCTGGACTTCGATCTCAAGGGCTTGAGCACGGCTCAACTCAAGGAAATCAAGGACCTTAAGGCGCAATCTATCCAGGGATTGAGTCCGGTCAACGCGCATCTGCATGTGGAAGGCAAAGGTCTGCCCTGGAACCCTGAGTCTTTATCGACGCATCTGGTACTGGAACCTTTCCGCTATGGCGAGATCAAAGTGGACAAGGTGGAGCTGGACCTGTCCGGCAATGCCCGGCGCCAGGAACTTAAGTCCGCCGCGGCGGGGAGTTTCGGCACGGTGGACCTCAAGGCCAGCGGCCACCTCCTGCCCCTGGGGGAAACCGGCCAAGGGCTTTCCGGTGATCTTTCCGTGCAGACCGGAAACTTGCAGCCTGCTCAACTGGGGCTGACTAAGTTCGGGGGCACCAATCTCACCAGTTGTTTTACCGGCAAGTTCCGGGCGCCTGCCAACCTCTCTCTGTCCCAGGCCTCTCTGTCCGGGAACCTTGAGGCCAGCGGCCGGATCAATAACCGGCCGGTGCAAGCCCTGTCAGCCAGCTTCACCCTGGAGGGACGGAAATTGAGCCTCTCAAAGGCCAACGTCCAGTCCGCGGGCCTGGCGGCCTCCTTGAGCGGCACTCTGACGGAGACCGAGGTGAATGTTTCCTTCGATGCGTCGGTGTCCGGCTCTGGCGCGCTGCCGCTGCCTTCGGGGCCGACCTTTGCGTCGCTTACGGCTCGGGGTAACGTGCAAGGACCCTGGAAGGTCCCCCGAGTGAACCTGGCGGCTCAGGTGCAAAAACTCTCCATCAAAGGCGTCACCCTGGAGTCGGCGAACCTGAACGGCACCCTGGCGGGGTGGCCGCCTCAATCCGGAAACCTGCAGCTCGCGGGCAACCAACTTCACACCCCGGCCGGGACGTTTACCCGTATTAATCTTAACGCCGGCGGCGCCGGCGGCCAGTGGCAGTTCCAGGCGGTGGGCACCTCCCCCAAGGAGCCCAAGTTCGAGGTGGCGGGGACCGCGGACCTGGCGGCCAGGCCCCTGACTCTTAGCGTGGCCCGGGTCACCTGGAAAAGCCAGGGACTGGCGGTCAAAAACAAGACGCCTTTCCAGGTCCGTCTCCTTCCCGGCTGGGAGATCACCCCGGCCACCTTTCAGATCGACGGCGGCATGGTGACCATCTCGGGCCTGGCCCGGGACCAGGAGCTTTCCGGGCGCCTGGAAGTCCAAAACCTGGATGCCGCGCTCCTGTCTCCCCTGGGTCTGGCCGCCACCGGCAAACTCAACGGCCGGCTGACCCTGGCCGGTAATCCCCGAACCCCCATTATTGACGGCCAGATGGCACTGACCGGCGGCAAGATTAAGAATGTGTCCATCGCGGCCTTGACCACCACCCTGGCTTATCATGATAATCAGGCCCAGGTTTCCGGCTACCTGGAAATGGGAAATTTGCACTCCCGTCTGGTCTGGAGAGGCTCAGTGCCGGTTCGCGTGTCGTTGCTGCCGTTTGAATTTGCCCTGGCCCCAGATGGCCTGGACCTGCGGGTGCAAAGCGAACGTGTCGACCTCTCCCTTTTAACTATCATTTTGAAAGATGTGCAAAGAGCAGAGGGCGCCCTGGATGTGATGGCGGAAGCCCGGGGTAACCCGCGCCAGCCCAAGGTTTCGGGTTATCTGCGCTGGAGCGCTGGAACGCTGCAACTCCGCCAGGCCGGGACCCCGTATCACCTGGTCCCTGGAGAGATTCGCCTCCAGGGCGACAGAATTGTGATTCCGGGCCTGATTCTCGAAAGCGACGGCACCCTGCGCCTGTCCGGAGAAATCGTGCTGGCCGGACCTATTCGGGTCCAGACCCGGGTCCAGGCCGATAACTTCCAACTCCTGAACCGGGGGGGCAACGATCTCTGGACCAACGGCGCCATCGATGTGGGCGGCCCCCTTACTGCGCTGGTGGCCAAGGGGCGCCTGCTGGTTCCCAAAGCCCAATTCCGCCCGACCTTCTTCCGGTCCGGTAAGGAACCGGATGTCATTCTTTTACCCCTGAAACCCGAGCCTCAGGGTACAGCCGCCCCAGACCTCTATCAGGCCATGAGCATCGACGTCGCCATTGAGGCTCCGGGGAATGTCTTTCTCAAAGACCCCATGGGCCAGGTGGAACTGACCGCTCACCTCAAGGCTTTAAAAAAACCGGACCAAAAGCTGGCTCTGGGAGGAGATATTCGAGCTCTGCACGGTACCTTGGATATCGAAGAGAAACCCTTTAAAGTGGAGCGGGCTATCCTTACCATGCCCGGGGTTCCCGGCAAACCTATTCTGGTGGATGCCAAGGCTACCCACGAAATGGATGATATCACCCTGGTCCTGGCGGTAAACGGCACGGTGACCAATCCTCAAATCCATCTGGAAAGCCTGCCGCCGCTCCCGCCCGCGGATGTGCTGTCCTACCTGGTATTCGGCGCTCCGG